In one Suricata suricatta isolate VVHF042 chromosome 9, meerkat_22Aug2017_6uvM2_HiC, whole genome shotgun sequence genomic region, the following are encoded:
- the NFATC4 gene encoding nuclear factor of activated T-cells, cytoplasmic 4, which yields MGAASCEDEELEFKLVFGEEKETPPLGAGGSGEELDSEDAPPCCRLALGEPPPYGAAPIGIPRPPPPRPGMHSPPPRPAPSPGTWESQPARSVRLGGPGGASGGAGGGRVLECPSIRITSISPTPDPPATLEDNPDAWGDGSPRDYPPPEGFGGYRETGGQGVGPFFSPSPGSSSLSSWSFFSDASDEAALYAACDEVESELNEAASRFGLGSPLPSPRASPRPWTPDDPWNLYGPSPGGRGPEDSWLLLSAPGPTPASPRPTSPCGKRRYSSSGTPSSASPALSRRGSLGEEGPEPPPPPPLPLARDPGSPGPFDYGGAPPTESIPQKTRRTSSEQAVALPRSEEPAPCNGKLQSGAEEAAAPPGGPRKEVAGMDYLAVPSPLAWSKARIGGHSPIFRTSALPPLDWPLPSQYEQLELRIEVQPRAHHRAHYETEGSRGAVKAAPGGHPVVKLLGYSEKPLTLQMFIGTADERNLRPHAFYQVHRITGKMVATASYEAVVSGTKVLEMTLLPENNMAANIDCAGILKLRNSDIELRKGETDIGRKNTRVRLVFRVHVPQGSGKVVSVQTASVPIECSQRSAQELPQVEAYSPSACSVRGGEELVLTGSNFLPDSKVVFIERGPDGKLQWEEEATVNRLQSNEVTLTLTVPEYSNKRVSRPVQVYFYVSNGRRKRSPTQSFKFLPVIFKEEPSPDSSLRGFPSAPGPPFGTDMDFSPPRPPYPSYPHEDPAYEAPYLSEGFSYGTPPLYPQTGPPPSYRPGLRMFPETGGTTGCARPPPVSFLPRPFPSDPYGGRGSPFPLGLPFPPPAPFRPPLPPSPPLEGPFPPQSGIHSPPAEGYNEVGPSYGPGEGAPEQEKSRGGYGSGFRDSVPIQGITLEEVSEIIGRDLSGFPAPPGEESPA from the exons AACTGGACTCAGAGGATGCCCCACCATGCTGCCGTCTGGCCCTGGGGGAGCCCCCTCCCTATGGCGCTGCCCCTATTGGCATTCCTCGGCCTCCACCCCCTCGGCCTGGCATGCATTCACCACCACCCCGCCCGGCCCCCTCACCTGGCACTTGGGAGAGCCAGCCTGCCCGGTCAGTGAGGCTGGGGGGGCCgggaggggcttctgggggggctgggggaggccgtGTTCTTGAGTGCCCTAGCATCCGCATCACCTCCATCTCTCCCACGCCCGACCCGCCGGCCACGCTGGAGGACAACCCGGATGCCTGGGGGGACGGCTCCCCTAGGGATTACCCGCCACCAGAAGGCTTTGGGGGCTACCGAGAGACCGGGGGCCAGGGCGTGGGCCCCTTCTTCAGCCCCAGCCCTGGCAGCAGCAGCCTGTCCTCCTGGAGCTTCTTCTCCGACGCTTCAGACGAGGCAGCCCTGTATGCGGCCTGCGACGAGGTGGAGTCTGAGCTCAATGAGGCGGCCTCACGCTTTGGCCtgggctccccactgccctcGCCTAGGGCCTCCCCTAGGCCGTGGACCCCCGACGATCCCTGGAACCTGTATGGTCCGAGCCCTGGAGGTCGGGGGCCAGAGGATAGCTGGCTACTCCTCAGCGCCCCTgggcccaccccagcctccccacgGCCCACCTCTCCGTGTGGCAAGCGGCGCTATTCCAGCTCCGGAACCCCGTCTTCGgcctccccagctctgtcccgCCGTGgcagcctgggggaggaggggcccgAGCCACCTCCACCACCCCCATTGCCTCTGGCCCGGGACCCTGGCTCCCCTGGCCCCTTTGACTACGGGGGAGCCCCACCGACGGAGAGCATCCCGCAGAAGACCCGGCGGACCTCCAGCGAGCAGGCAGTGGCTCTGCCTCGGTCTGAAGAGCCTGCACCGTGCAATGGGAAGCTGCAGTCCGGAGCAGAGGAGGCTGCGGCTCCTCCTGGGGGTCCCCGGAAGGAGGTGGCAGGCATGGACTACCTGGCAGTGCCCTCCCCACTGGCTTGGTCCAAGGCCCGGATTGGGGGACACAGCCCCATCTTCAG GACCTCTGCCCTACCGCCGCTGGACTGGCCTCTGCCCAGCCAGTATGAGCAGCTGGAGCTGAGGATTGAGGTGCAGCCTAGAGCCCACCACCGGGCCCACTACGAGACTGAGGGCAGCCGAGGGGCTGTCAAAGCTGCCCCTGGTGGTCACCCTGTAGTCAAG CTCCTAGGCTACAGTGAGAAGCCACTGACCCTACAGATGTTCATTGGCACTGCGGATGAAAGGAACCTGCGGCCTCATGCCTTCTATCAGGTGCACCGTATCACAGGCAAGATGGTGGCCACAGCTAGCTATGAAGCTGTAGTCAGTGGTACCAAAGTGTTGGAGATGACCCTGCTTCCTGAGAACAACATGGCAGCCAA CATTGACTGCGCTGGAATCCTGAAGCTCCGGAACTCAGACATTGAGCTTCGGAAGGGGGAGACTGACATTGGGCGCAAGAACACACGTGTGCGGCTTGTCTTCCGAGTGCACGTGCCCCAGGGCAGCGGGAAGGTCGTCTCCGTGCAGACAGCATCAGTGCCCATTGAGTGCT CCCAGCGCTCAGCCCAGGAGCTGCCCCAGGTAGAGGCCTACAGCCCCAGTGCCTGTTCcgtgagaggaggagaggaactaGTGCTCACTGGCTCCAACTTCCTGCCAGACTCCAAGGTGGTGTTCATCGAGAGGGGCCCTG ATGGAAAGTTGCAGTGGGAGGAGGAGGCCACCGTGAACCGGTTGCAGAGCAATGAG GTGACGCTGACCCTGACTGTCCCTGAGTACAGCAACAAGCGGGTGTCCCGGCCAGTCCAGGTCTACTTTTATGTCTCCAACGGGCGGAGGAAGCGCAGTCCTACCCAGAGTTTCAAGTTCCTGCCTG TGATCTTCAAGGAGGAGCCTTCACCGGACTCCTCTCTCCGTGGCTTCCCTTCAGCACCTGGTCCCCCCTTTGGCACTGACATGGACTTCTCACCACCCAGACCCCCATACCCCTCCTATCCCCACGAAGACCCTGCTTACGAAGCTCCTTACCTGTCAGAAGGCTTCAGCTATGGCACACCCCCTCTGTACCCCCAGACGGGGCCCCCACCATCCTACAGACCTGGCCTACGGATGTTCCCTGAGACTGGGGGTACCACAGGTTGTGCCCGCCCACCTCCAGTCTCCTTTCTTCCCCGGCCCTTCCCTAGTGACCCCTATGGAGGACGGGGCTCCCCATTTCCCTTGGGGCTGCCattccctcctccagccccctttcggcctcccctgcctccatccccaccacttgaaggccccttccctccccagagtGGTATTCACTCCCCACCTGCTGAGGGATACAATGAGGTAGGGCCAAGCtatggccctggggagggggctccggAGCAGGAGAAATCCAGGGGTGGCTACGGCAGCGGCTTCCGAGACAGTGTCCCTATCCAGGGTATCACGCTGGAGGAAg TGAGTGAGATCATTGGCCGAGACCTGAGTGGCTTCCCTGCACCTCCTGGAGAAGAGTCTCCTGCCTGA